One Streptomyces sp. B21-105 genomic region harbors:
- a CDS encoding F0F1 ATP synthase subunit gamma, with amino-acid sequence MGAQLRVYKRRIRSVTATKKITKAMEMIAASRVVKAQRKVAASTPYATELTRAVTAVGTGSNTKHALTTQAETVVRSAVLLLTSDRGLAGAFNSNAIKAAEQLTARLEAEGRQVDTYIVGRRGLAHYNFRERKVAQSWSGFTDEPTYADAKKVAGPLIEAIEKDTADGGVDELHIVFTEFVSMMTQTALDDRLLPLSLDEVAKEAAPKGEILPLYDFEPSAEDVLDALLPRYVESRVYNALLQSAASKHAATRRAMKSATDNAGELIETLSRLANAARQAEITQEISEIVGGSAALADATAGSDR; translated from the coding sequence ATGGGAGCCCAGCTCCGGGTCTACAAGCGTCGCATCCGATCCGTCACCGCGACCAAGAAGATCACCAAGGCGATGGAGATGATCGCCGCCTCGCGCGTCGTCAAGGCGCAGCGCAAGGTGGCGGCCTCCACGCCGTACGCGACCGAGCTCACCCGCGCGGTCACGGCGGTCGGCACCGGTTCGAACACGAAGCACGCGCTGACCACGCAGGCGGAGACGGTCGTGCGGTCCGCGGTGCTGCTCCTCACGAGCGACCGCGGTCTCGCCGGCGCCTTCAACTCCAACGCCATCAAGGCCGCGGAGCAGTTGACGGCACGCCTCGAAGCCGAGGGCAGGCAGGTCGACACCTACATCGTCGGCCGGCGTGGTCTCGCGCACTACAACTTCCGTGAGCGCAAGGTCGCCCAGTCGTGGTCGGGCTTCACGGACGAGCCGACGTACGCGGACGCCAAGAAGGTCGCGGGTCCGCTGATCGAGGCCATCGAGAAGGACACGGCGGACGGCGGGGTGGACGAACTCCACATCGTCTTCACCGAGTTCGTCTCGATGATGACGCAGACGGCGCTCGACGACCGTCTGCTGCCGCTCAGCCTCGACGAGGTCGCGAAGGAGGCGGCGCCGAAGGGCGAGATCCTTCCGCTGTACGACTTCGAGCCCTCGGCGGAGGACGTCCTCGACGCCCTGCTGCCGCGCTATGTGGAGAGCCGCGTCTACAACGCTCTCCTCCAGTCGGCAGCCTCGAAGCACGCCGCCACGCGGCGCGCGATGAAGTCGGCGACCGACAACGCGGGCGAGCTCATCGAGACGCTCTCCCGGCTTGCCAACGCGGCCCGCCAGGCCGAAATCACCCAGGAAATCAGCGAGATCGTCGGTGGCTCCGCAGCCCTGGCCGACGCGACCGCGGGGAGTGACAGGTAA
- the atpD gene encoding F0F1 ATP synthase subunit beta, with the protein MTTTVETAVATGRVARVIGPVVDVEFPVDAMPEIYNALHVEVADPAQDGAKKTLTLEVAQHLGDGLVRTISMQPTDGLVRQAPVTDTGTGISVPVGDFTKGKVFNTLGEVLNVDEQYEGERWSIHRKAPNFDELESKTEMFETGVKVIDLLTPYVKGGKIGLFGGAGVGKTVLIQEMIYRVANNHDGVSVFAGVGERTREGNDLIEEMADSGVIDKTALVFGQMDEPPGTRLRVALAGLTMAEYFRDVQKQDVLFFIDNIFRFTQAGSEVSTLLGRMPSAVGYQPNLADEMGLLQERITSTRGHSITSMQAIYVPADDLTDPAPATTFAHLDATTVLSRPISEKGIYPAVDPLDSTSRILDPRYIAADHYNTAMRVKTVLQKYKDLQDIIAILGIDELGEEDKLTVHRARRVERFLSQNTHVAKQFTGVDGSDVPLDESITAFNAIIDGDYDHFPEQAFFLCGGIEDLKANAKELGVS; encoded by the coding sequence ATGACGACGACAGTTGAGACGGCCGTTGCCACGGGCCGCGTCGCCCGGGTCATCGGCCCGGTCGTCGACGTGGAATTCCCCGTCGACGCCATGCCGGAGATCTACAACGCCCTTCACGTCGAGGTGGCCGACCCGGCCCAGGACGGCGCGAAGAAGACGCTGACCCTGGAGGTCGCCCAGCACCTGGGTGACGGCCTGGTCCGCACGATCTCGATGCAGCCCACCGACGGTCTGGTCCGCCAGGCCCCGGTCACCGACACCGGCACGGGCATCTCCGTCCCGGTCGGCGACTTCACCAAGGGCAAGGTGTTCAACACCCTCGGTGAGGTGCTGAACGTCGACGAGCAGTACGAGGGCGAGCGCTGGTCCATCCACCGCAAGGCCCCCAACTTCGACGAGCTCGAGTCGAAGACCGAGATGTTCGAGACCGGCGTCAAGGTCATCGACCTCCTCACCCCGTACGTCAAGGGTGGAAAGATCGGTCTGTTCGGTGGTGCCGGCGTCGGCAAGACGGTGCTCATCCAGGAGATGATCTACCGCGTCGCCAACAACCACGACGGTGTCTCCGTGTTCGCCGGCGTCGGTGAGCGCACCCGTGAGGGCAACGACCTCATCGAGGAGATGGCCGACTCGGGCGTCATCGACAAGACCGCCCTGGTCTTCGGTCAGATGGACGAGCCCCCGGGCACCCGTCTGCGTGTGGCCCTGGCCGGTCTGACCATGGCGGAGTACTTCCGCGATGTGCAGAAGCAGGACGTGCTGTTCTTCATCGACAACATCTTCCGCTTCACGCAGGCCGGTTCCGAGGTCTCGACCCTGCTCGGCCGTATGCCCTCCGCGGTGGGCTACCAGCCGAACCTGGCCGACGAGATGGGCCTCCTCCAGGAGCGCATCACCTCGACCCGTGGTCACTCGATCACCTCGATGCAGGCGATCTACGTCCCCGCGGACGACCTGACCGACCCGGCCCCGGCCACCACCTTCGCCCACCTCGACGCGACGACGGTGCTCTCCCGTCCGATCTCGGAGAAGGGCATCTACCCGGCCGTGGACCCGCTGGACTCGACGTCCCGCATCCTCGACCCGCGGTACATCGCGGCGGACCACTACAACACCGCGATGCGCGTCAAGACGGTCCTGCAGAAGTACAAGGACCTTCAGGACATCATCGCCATCCTCGGCATCGACGAGCTGGGCGAGGAGGACAAGCTCACCGTCCACCGCGCCCGTCGCGTGGAGCGCTTCCTGTCCCAGAACACCCACGTCGCCAAGCAGTTCACCGGCGTCGACGGGTCGGACGTGCCGCTGGACGAGTCGATCACCGCGTTCAACGCGATCATCGACGGCGACTACGACCACTTCCCGGAGCAGGCGTTCTTCCTGTGCGGTGGCATCGAGGACCTGAAGGCCAACGCCAAGGAGCTGGGCGTCTCCTGA
- a CDS encoding F0F1 ATP synthase subunit epsilon has protein sequence MAAELHVALVAADREVWSGEATLVVARTTSGDIGVMPGHQPLLGVLESGPVTIRTSEGGTVVAAVHGGFISFADNKLSLLAEIAELSDEIDVQRVERELERAKAEGDAAAERRADVRLRAAASR, from the coding sequence TTGGCTGCTGAGCTGCACGTCGCGCTGGTCGCGGCCGACCGAGAGGTCTGGTCCGGCGAGGCCACCCTGGTCGTCGCGCGCACCACGTCCGGCGACATCGGCGTCATGCCCGGTCACCAGCCGCTGCTCGGTGTGCTGGAGTCGGGCCCGGTGACCATCCGTACGAGTGAGGGTGGAACGGTCGTCGCCGCGGTGCACGGCGGTTTCATCTCGTTCGCGGACAACAAGCTGTCGCTGCTGGCCGAGATCGCCGAGCTGTCGGACGAGATCGACGTCCAGCGCGTGGAGCGCGAGCTCGAGCGCGCGAAGGCGGAGGGCGATGCCGCCGCCGAGCGTCGCGCGGACGTACGACTGCGTGCGGCGGCCTCGCGCTGA
- a CDS encoding DUF2550 domain-containing protein: protein MVLALTVCAIVVALVALALFVFGLRRRLIQRSGGTFDCSLRWDVSEKPDTSGKGWSYGVARYNGDRIEWYRVFSYAYRPRRVLERGSIEVAGRRLPEGEEELALLSDAVILVCLHRGTRLELAMSEDALTGFLAWLEAAPPGQRVNVA from the coding sequence ATGGTCCTCGCTCTGACTGTGTGCGCAATCGTCGTGGCCCTGGTGGCGCTGGCGTTGTTCGTCTTCGGCCTGCGCCGCAGACTCATCCAGCGCTCCGGCGGCACCTTCGACTGTTCCCTGCGCTGGGACGTCTCCGAGAAACCGGACACGAGCGGAAAAGGCTGGAGCTACGGGGTCGCCCGCTACAACGGCGACCGTATCGAGTGGTACCGGGTCTTCTCGTACGCGTACCGCCCGCGCCGGGTCCTGGAACGGGGCTCGATCGAGGTGGCCGGCCGCCGGCTTCCCGAGGGGGAGGAGGAGCTGGCGTTGCTGTCCGACGCGGTGATCCTCGTCTGTCTGCACCGGGGGACGCGCCTGGAGCTCGCGATGAGCGAGGACGCGCTGACCGGATTCCTCGCGTGGCTGGAAGCGGCCCCGCCCGGACAGCGAGTGAACGTGGCGTAG
- a CDS encoding glycoside hydrolase family 18 chitinase — translation MRFRHRAAAAFATLLLPLAGLVGLAGPAQAAPTATATYTKASDWGTGFEGRWTVKNTGTTAISSWTVEWDFPSGTSVTSAWDADVTSSGTHWTARNKSWNGSLAAGASVSFGFNGTGAGSPSGCKLNGGGCDGTSVPGDAAPSAPGTPTASSVTDTSVKLTWSAATDDKGVKNYDVLRDGAKVATVTTTSYTDTGLSAGTDYSYAVRARDTADQTGPAGSAVAVRTTGGGTTPPTTGDKVKLGYFTEWGIYGRNYNVKNLVTSGSAAKITHINYAFGNVTNGQCAIGDSYADYDKAFTADQSVSGVADTWDQPLRGNFNQLRQLKAKYPHIKVLWSFGGWTWSGGFAQAAANPSAFAQSCYNLVEDPRWADVFDGIDVDWEYPNACGLSCDTSGAAAYKNLMQALRAKFGANYLVTAATTADGSSGGKIDAADYAGAANYVDWYNVMTYDFFGAFDADGPTAPHSPLTTYNGIPQAGFTTADAMAKFKAKGVPASKLLIGIGFYGRGWTGVTRDAPGGTATGPAPGTYEQGIEDYKVLRTSCPATGTIAGTAYAKCGSNWWSYDTPATIAGKMAWAKNQGLGGAFFWEFSGDTAGGELVSAINSGLS, via the coding sequence ATGCGCTTCAGACACAGAGCCGCGGCAGCGTTCGCGACGCTGTTGCTCCCCCTGGCCGGGCTGGTCGGCCTGGCGGGCCCCGCCCAGGCCGCCCCGACCGCCACCGCCACCTACACCAAGGCCTCCGACTGGGGCACCGGCTTCGAGGGCAGGTGGACGGTGAAGAACACCGGCACCACCGCCATCAGCTCCTGGACCGTCGAGTGGGACTTCCCCTCCGGCACCTCCGTCACCTCCGCCTGGGACGCCGACGTCACGTCCTCCGGCACCCACTGGACCGCCAGGAACAAGTCCTGGAACGGCAGCCTCGCCGCCGGCGCCTCGGTCTCCTTCGGCTTCAACGGCACCGGCGCCGGCTCCCCGTCCGGCTGCAAGCTCAACGGCGGCGGCTGCGACGGCACCTCGGTGCCCGGTGACGCCGCCCCCTCCGCGCCCGGCACGCCCACGGCCTCCTCCGTGACCGACACCTCGGTGAAGCTGACCTGGTCCGCGGCCACCGACGACAAGGGCGTCAAGAACTACGACGTCCTGCGCGACGGCGCCAAGGTCGCCACCGTGACGACCACCTCCTACACCGACACCGGCCTCAGCGCGGGCACCGACTACTCCTACGCCGTCCGGGCCCGTGACACCGCCGACCAGACGGGACCGGCCGGCAGCGCGGTCGCCGTCCGCACCACCGGCGGGGGCACCACTCCCCCGACCACCGGCGACAAGGTCAAACTCGGCTACTTCACCGAGTGGGGCATCTACGGCCGCAACTACAACGTCAAGAACCTGGTGACGTCGGGCTCGGCCGCGAAGATCACGCACATCAACTACGCCTTCGGCAACGTCACGAACGGCCAGTGCGCGATCGGCGACTCCTACGCCGACTACGACAAGGCCTTCACCGCCGACCAGTCGGTCAGCGGCGTCGCCGACACCTGGGACCAGCCGCTGCGCGGCAACTTCAACCAGCTGCGCCAGCTGAAGGCCAAGTACCCGCACATCAAGGTGCTCTGGTCGTTCGGCGGCTGGACCTGGTCCGGCGGCTTCGCCCAGGCCGCCGCCAACCCGTCCGCGTTCGCCCAGTCCTGCTACAACCTGGTCGAGGACCCGCGCTGGGCCGACGTCTTCGACGGCATCGACGTCGACTGGGAGTACCCGAACGCCTGCGGCCTGTCCTGCGACACCAGCGGGGCCGCGGCCTACAAGAACCTGATGCAGGCCCTGCGCGCCAAGTTCGGCGCGAACTACCTGGTCACCGCCGCCACCACGGCCGACGGCAGCTCCGGCGGCAAGATCGACGCCGCCGACTACGCGGGCGCCGCGAACTACGTCGACTGGTACAACGTGATGACGTACGACTTCTTCGGCGCCTTCGACGCGGACGGTCCGACCGCCCCGCACTCCCCGCTGACGACGTACAACGGCATCCCGCAGGCCGGGTTCACCACGGCCGACGCGATGGCCAAGTTCAAGGCGAAGGGCGTGCCCGCGAGCAAGCTGCTCATCGGCATCGGCTTCTACGGCCGCGGCTGGACCGGCGTCACCCGGGACGCCCCGGGCGGCACCGCCACGGGCCCGGCGCCGGGCACCTACGAGCAGGGCATCGAGGACTACAAGGTCCTCAGGACGTCCTGCCCGGCCACCGGCACGATCGCCGGCACGGCCTACGCGAAGTGCGGCAGCAACTGGTGGTCCTACGACACCCCGGCCACCATCGCCGGGAAGATGGCCTGGGCCAAGAACCAGGGCCTCGGCGGCGCGTTCTTCTGGGAGTTCAGCGGAGACACCGCGGGCGGCGAACTGGTGAGCGCCATCAACAGCGGGCTCTCGTAA
- a CDS encoding response regulator transcription factor, producing the protein MSSVVRVLVAEDQSAVRAGLVLILRSAPDIEVVGEAADGEEAVALARELRPDLVLMDIQMPRLDGVSATRQVVGEGLADVLVLTTFDLDAYVFGALRAGAAGFLLKTAEARDLLTAVRTVAAGDGLIAPAVTRRLIAEFAARPVRTPAADPAALDPLTRREREVLACLGQGLSNAGIAERLDMAEATVKTHVSRLLGKLGLRSRVQAAVLAQELGIR; encoded by the coding sequence ATGAGCTCCGTCGTCCGTGTTCTCGTCGCCGAGGACCAGTCCGCCGTCCGTGCCGGACTCGTCCTCATCCTGCGCAGCGCGCCCGACATCGAGGTGGTCGGGGAGGCCGCGGACGGTGAGGAGGCGGTGGCGCTGGCCCGGGAGCTGCGGCCGGACCTGGTGCTGATGGACATTCAGATGCCGCGCCTGGACGGGGTGTCGGCGACCCGGCAGGTCGTCGGGGAGGGGCTGGCCGACGTCCTGGTCCTGACCACTTTCGACCTCGACGCCTACGTGTTCGGTGCGTTGCGGGCCGGTGCGGCCGGATTCCTGCTCAAGACCGCGGAGGCGAGGGATCTGCTGACCGCGGTCCGCACCGTTGCCGCCGGGGACGGGCTGATCGCCCCGGCCGTGACACGCCGTCTGATCGCCGAGTTCGCCGCGCGCCCGGTCCGCACGCCCGCGGCCGATCCGGCCGCGCTCGACCCGCTGACCCGGCGTGAACGCGAGGTGCTCGCCTGTCTGGGCCAGGGGCTGTCCAACGCGGGGATCGCCGAACGCCTCGACATGGCGGAGGCGACGGTGAAGACGCACGTCAGCCGACTGCTGGGCAAGCTGGGACTGCGCAGCCGGGTGCAAGCGGCGGTCCTGGCACAGGAGTTGGGCATCCGGTGA
- a CDS encoding sensor histidine kinase, giving the protein MAVRRLPRPHRFDVCVGVGGLLGGLLLVAIGLGTRPSSARVTLFDGPWPVLAPLAVMAGCEVLRRAAPRAALLTGTAAISADLVTQGSLSTVLMFTDLVYAAVLYGPLASARRIQWITGLLTVAGTLVPFAVWRVPEALLVGVVVGVVAYGPAATGWIVRNHRDAAEAARLRAEQTALLAEMDRAQAVTAERARMARELHDVVANHLSAIAIHSTAALSIDDPETSRQALSVIRENSVEGLAEMRRLIGILRDGSGDHEPAAAATLDGLAALVDGARANGLDVTLDMPPDTGHGRVPVPVELAAYRIVQESLTNALKHACPGRVTVALRRRDDTLDVRVSSPYGHRDGPRAPGSGAGLVGMRERAALLGGTFEAGPKGPRWTVRTVFPLVEGEPA; this is encoded by the coding sequence ATGGCCGTACGACGACTGCCCCGCCCGCACCGCTTCGACGTGTGCGTCGGGGTCGGCGGACTGCTCGGCGGGCTGCTGCTGGTGGCCATCGGGCTGGGCACGCGGCCCTCCAGCGCCAGGGTCACGCTGTTCGACGGCCCCTGGCCGGTGCTGGCGCCGCTCGCCGTGATGGCCGGCTGTGAGGTGCTGCGCCGGGCGGCTCCCCGCGCGGCCCTGCTCACCGGCACGGCCGCGATCAGCGCGGACCTCGTGACCCAGGGCAGTCTGTCCACGGTCCTGATGTTCACCGACCTCGTGTACGCGGCCGTCCTGTACGGCCCGCTCGCCTCCGCCCGCCGCATCCAGTGGATCACCGGGCTGCTGACGGTGGCGGGGACGCTGGTGCCGTTCGCGGTATGGCGGGTGCCCGAGGCGCTGCTGGTCGGCGTGGTCGTGGGCGTCGTCGCGTACGGGCCCGCCGCCACCGGCTGGATCGTGCGCAACCACCGTGACGCCGCCGAGGCCGCCCGGCTGCGGGCCGAACAGACCGCGCTGCTCGCCGAGATGGACCGGGCCCAGGCCGTCACCGCCGAACGGGCGCGGATGGCACGGGAGTTGCACGACGTGGTCGCCAACCACCTGTCCGCGATCGCCATCCACTCGACGGCCGCCCTCTCCATCGACGACCCGGAGACGTCCCGGCAGGCGTTGTCCGTCATCCGCGAGAACAGCGTCGAGGGGCTGGCGGAGATGCGGCGGCTGATCGGGATCCTGCGTGACGGCAGCGGGGACCACGAACCGGCCGCGGCCGCCACCCTCGACGGACTCGCGGCCCTCGTCGACGGCGCCCGCGCGAACGGGCTCGACGTGACCCTGGACATGCCCCCGGACACCGGCCACGGCCGGGTCCCCGTCCCCGTCGAACTCGCCGCGTACCGGATCGTGCAGGAGTCGCTGACCAACGCGCTGAAGCACGCCTGCCCCGGCCGTGTCACCGTCGCGCTGCGCCGGCGCGACGACACGCTCGACGTGCGGGTGAGCAGTCCGTACGGCCACCGGGACGGACCGCGCGCCCCCGGTTCCGGTGCGGGACTGGTCGGCATGCGGGAGCGGGCGGCCCTGCTGGGCGGCACGTTCGAGGCCGGGCCGAAGGGGCCGCGCTGGACGGTCCGCACCGTCTTCCCCCTCGTCGAAGGAGAGCCCGCATGA
- a CDS encoding cob(I)yrinic acid a,c-diamide adenosyltransferase, producing MVNLTRIYTRTGDQGTTALGDMSRVAKTDLRIAAYADANEANAVIGTALALGGLDEETAEVLVRVQNDLFDVGADLSTPVVENPEFPPLRVEQFYIDRLEADCDRFNAQLDKLRSFILPGGTPGAALLHQACTVVRRAERSTWAALEAHGEQMNPLTATYLNRLSDLLFILARTANKAVGDVLWVPGGER from the coding sequence ATGGTCAATCTGACGCGCATCTACACCAGGACCGGCGACCAGGGCACCACCGCTCTCGGCGACATGAGCCGGGTCGCCAAGACCGATCTGCGGATCGCCGCCTACGCCGATGCCAACGAGGCGAACGCGGTCATCGGCACGGCCCTCGCACTGGGCGGACTCGACGAGGAGACGGCCGAGGTTCTGGTGCGCGTCCAGAACGATCTGTTCGACGTGGGCGCCGACCTGTCGACGCCGGTCGTGGAGAACCCGGAGTTCCCGCCCCTGAGGGTCGAGCAGTTCTACATCGACCGGCTGGAGGCGGACTGCGACCGTTTCAACGCGCAGTTGGACAAGCTGCGGTCGTTCATCCTGCCCGGCGGCACCCCGGGCGCGGCCCTGCTGCATCAGGCGTGCACGGTGGTCCGACGCGCCGAACGCTCCACCTGGGCCGCCCTGGAGGCGCACGGCGAGCAGATGAACCCGCTCACCGCGACCTACCTCAACCGGCTGTCCGACCTGTTGTTCATCCTCGCCCGCACGGCCAACAAGGCGGTCGGCGACGTGCTGTGGGTGCCGGGCGGCGAGCGCTAG
- a CDS encoding STAS domain-containing protein, with translation MHIKGDHVELVVGGRLDVRSAADARTALHTAVDDGVGDLVLDLSGLDSWDATGLGVIMGVHRRAGRCGRRLVLRGVPPQMQRLLVATRLHRILAIEGGIGVESLPRV, from the coding sequence ATGCACATCAAGGGCGACCACGTCGAGCTGGTCGTCGGGGGCCGCCTCGACGTCCGCAGCGCGGCGGACGCCCGTACGGCCCTGCACACGGCCGTCGACGACGGAGTCGGCGACCTGGTGCTCGACCTGTCCGGACTCGACTCGTGGGACGCCACCGGACTCGGCGTCATCATGGGCGTCCACCGGCGGGCCGGCCGCTGCGGCCGGCGCCTGGTGCTGCGCGGCGTGCCGCCGCAGATGCAACGCCTGCTGGTGGCCACCCGGCTGCACCGGATCCTCGCCATCGAGGGCGGCATCGGAGTGGAGTCCCTGCCCCGCGTGTGA
- a CDS encoding ATP-binding protein, whose protein sequence is MDPNTRGPEEHGHDQGDLSRSSAFDSGPGQTSRPRPSRDPLTPDFGQPAPALARTVRLVAGDHLLTVNPVDGSEIELCPPGGTARSSAAESGGERPGRPARRTPEGRAEAERAARPPAPAGTVPPAQPLLGRQDEREQLVRLLARGRSVRLTGAPGSGRTSLLDLVAEDCEDLAPDGVVRLSGRLRTAADLLHDLFHAVYDAPRHRPDGDELRDLVREVGAVVVVDDLDLGGADLDELLDATPECAFLLGVTPDTPPPSVDSAVEEVVLSGLDRAGGVEVIERAVGRVLTEEEANWAGDLWFESEGLPLRFVQAGALLAQRDRLRAGADAVDVFGVFEDVRPLPGPVDAAAGAGEAEGIPLPSLGEAAAPAPLLAARLSASARATLRLAVALGGEVPHQAHLPALVGDTHADAALGELAGCGLVSPVGTRYRLAAGVQTQLEAAGYADDVETRARAAAQHYAWWTGHPSVTPERVCAEADAVLAALAAVVADTTRPEEGEEVTAVRLARTAAPAFAAGLQWSAWSSALHEGAEAARLAAQSADRAYFHHELGVLALCTGDLDRARSELEASLALRGTIADKRGTVAGRRALALVADRSGDVPGLPVATFGDETLDVRREEQASPPHGVRAAHPAFPPHGVQAAAHPASPPEAETLVARREPPAAATRHSRGGLRGLARRNLVGVGAGALLVAVLGTVVTLGATSNKDAGDPSDRVGVNPSVSTGVDGGDLGADLPGDDKGSADTGEATSRPTDPGPDGTMGTSDDPTPTGSATPSAGASSSEDPGDGDGKPSGSPKPPPSPSSTAKPPSGTPTGPTGQPSDTPSGTPTGSTPSGTPSGTPSGDTSVSGGNSMSSAPVGGTMSSPGLVGPSDTEPGSPDEVI, encoded by the coding sequence ATGGACCCGAACACCCGGGGACCCGAGGAGCACGGCCACGACCAGGGGGACCTCTCCCGGTCGAGCGCCTTCGACTCCGGGCCCGGCCAGACCTCGCGCCCGCGCCCGTCCAGGGACCCCCTCACCCCCGACTTCGGCCAGCCCGCCCCGGCCCTGGCCCGCACGGTGCGCCTGGTCGCCGGCGACCATCTGCTCACCGTCAACCCCGTCGACGGCAGCGAGATCGAGCTGTGCCCGCCTGGGGGCACCGCCCGCTCGAGCGCAGCCGAGAGCGGGGGAGAGCGGCCCGGCAGGCCCGCCAGGCGCACGCCCGAGGGGCGCGCCGAGGCCGAACGCGCCGCCAGGCCGCCCGCCCCCGCCGGAACCGTCCCGCCCGCGCAGCCGCTCCTGGGCCGTCAGGACGAACGCGAACAGCTGGTCCGTCTCCTCGCCCGCGGCCGCTCCGTCCGTCTCACCGGCGCCCCCGGCTCCGGCCGCACCAGCCTCCTCGACCTGGTCGCCGAGGACTGCGAGGACCTCGCCCCCGACGGCGTCGTCCGTCTCAGCGGCCGCCTGCGCACCGCCGCAGACCTGCTGCACGACCTCTTCCACGCCGTCTACGACGCCCCGCGGCACCGCCCCGACGGGGACGAGCTGCGCGACCTGGTCCGCGAGGTCGGCGCGGTCGTGGTGGTCGACGACCTCGACCTCGGCGGCGCCGACCTCGACGAGCTGCTGGACGCGACGCCCGAGTGCGCCTTCCTGCTCGGCGTGACGCCGGACACCCCGCCGCCCTCCGTGGACTCCGCCGTCGAGGAGGTCGTCCTCAGCGGTCTCGACCGTGCGGGCGGCGTCGAGGTCATCGAGCGTGCCGTCGGCCGCGTCCTCACCGAGGAGGAGGCCAACTGGGCCGGCGACCTGTGGTTCGAGTCCGAGGGCCTGCCGCTGCGGTTCGTGCAGGCCGGCGCGCTCCTCGCGCAGCGCGACCGGCTGCGGGCCGGCGCCGACGCGGTCGACGTGTTCGGTGTCTTCGAGGACGTCCGGCCGCTGCCCGGCCCCGTCGACGCGGCCGCCGGGGCCGGGGAGGCCGAGGGGATACCCCTGCCCTCCCTCGGCGAGGCCGCCGCCCCCGCCCCGCTGCTCGCCGCCCGCCTCAGCGCCTCCGCCCGCGCCACCCTGCGACTCGCCGTCGCCCTCGGCGGCGAGGTCCCGCACCAGGCCCATCTGCCGGCCCTGGTCGGCGACACCCACGCCGACGCCGCCCTCGGCGAGCTGGCCGGCTGCGGGCTCGTCTCCCCGGTCGGCACCCGCTACCGGCTCGCCGCCGGCGTCCAGACCCAGCTCGAGGCCGCCGGGTACGCCGACGACGTCGAGACCCGCGCCCGCGCCGCCGCCCAGCACTACGCCTGGTGGACCGGGCACCCCTCGGTCACCCCGGAACGGGTCTGCGCGGAGGCCGACGCCGTCCTCGCCGCCCTCGCGGCCGTCGTCGCGGACACCACCCGGCCCGAGGAGGGCGAGGAGGTCACCGCCGTCCGGCTCGCCCGCACGGCGGCGCCCGCGTTCGCCGCGGGACTGCAGTGGAGCGCCTGGTCGAGCGCTCTGCACGAAGGCGCGGAGGCCGCCCGGCTCGCGGCGCAGTCCGCGGACCGCGCCTACTTCCACCATGAGCTCGGCGTCCTCGCGCTGTGCACCGGGGACCTGGACCGGGCCCGTTCCGAGCTGGAGGCCTCGCTCGCCCTGCGCGGCACGATCGCCGACAAGCGCGGCACCGTGGCCGGCCGCCGTGCCCTCGCGCTGGTCGCCGACCGCTCGGGCGACGTGCCCGGCCTGCCCGTCGCGACGTTCGGCGACGAGACGCTCGACGTCCGCCGCGAGGAGCAGGCGTCCCCGCCCCACGGCGTCCGGGCGGCGCACCCGGCCTTTCCGCCTCACGGCGTCCAGGCGGCGGCGCACCCGGCCTCCCCGCCGGAGGCCGAGACCCTCGTCGCCCGCCGCGAACCGCCCGCCGCGGCGACCCGCCACAGCCGCGGCGGTCTGCGCGGCCTCGCCCGCCGCAACCTGGTCGGCGTCGGCGCGGGCGCGCTGCTCGTCGCCGTGCTCGGCACGGTGGTCACGCTCGGCGCGACCTCGAACAAGGACGCCGGTGACCCCTCCGACCGGGTCGGCGTCAACCCGTCCGTCTCCACCGGGGTCGACGGCGGTGACCTCGGCGCGGACCTTCCCGGCGACGACAAGGGCTCCGCCGACACGGGTGAGGCGACCAGCAGGCCCACGGACCCGGGCCCGGACGGAACCATGGGCACCTCGGACGACCCGACGCCCACGGGATCGGCGACGCCGTCGGCGGGGGCGAGCAGCTCGGAGGATCCCGGGGACGGGGACGGGAAGCCCTCCGGATCCCCCAAGCCGCCGCCGTCGCCGAGCTCGACGGCCAAGCCGCCGTCGGGAACGCCGACGGGGCCGACGGGGCAGCCCAGCGACACGCCCAGCGGCACCCCTACGGGATCGACGCCGTCCGGCACGCCGTCCGGCACGCCCTCCGGCGACACCTCGGTCTCGGGCGGCAACTCCATGTCCTCCGCGCCCGTGGGCGGCACGATGAGCTCCCCCGGGCTTGTCGGGCCCTCCGACACGGAGCCGGGTTCGCCGGACGAGGTGATCTGA